One stretch of Phocoena phocoena chromosome 10, mPhoPho1.1, whole genome shotgun sequence DNA includes these proteins:
- the FRS3 gene encoding fibroblast growth factor receptor substrate 3, with the protein MGSCCSCLNRDSIPDNHPSKFKVTNVDDEGVELGSGVMELTQSELVLHLHRREAVRWPYLCLRRYGYDSNLFSFESGRRCQTGQGIFAFKCSRAEEIFNLLQDLMQCNSINVMEEPVIITRNSHPAELDLPRAPQPPSALGYTVSSFSNGFPGCPGEGLRFSVPRRPSTSSLQHPSFGEESTHALIAPDEQSHTYVNTPASEDERRRSRHCLQPLPEGRAPLAPQACGPEQRDPQVFLQPGQVKFVLGPTPARRHMTKCQGLCPSLHHPLHHDNNNGGPSECPARPKCTYENVSGGLRLGAGWRLSPEELGWNGLAQRRAALLHYENLPSLPPVWESQAQQLGEEAGDDGDSRDGLTPSSNGFPEGEEDETPLQKPTSTRAALRSHGSFPVPLTRHRGSPRVFNFDFRRPGPEPPRQLNYIQVELKGWGGDRPKGSQNPSAPRAPVPTTHPARSSDSYAVIDLKKTVAMSNLQRALPRDDGTARKTRHNSTDLPL; encoded by the exons ATGgggagctgctgcagctgcctGAACAGAGACAGCATCCCAGACAACCACCCCAGCAAGTTCAAG gtGACGAATGTGGATGATGAGGGGGTGGAGCTGGGCTCCGGAGTGATGGAGCTGACGCAGAGCGAGCTGGTGCTGCACCTGCATCGGCGCGAGGCTGTCCGCTGGCCTTACCTCTGCCTGCGGCGCTATGGCTACGACTCCAACCTCTTCTCTTTTGAGAGTGGCCGCCGGTGTCAGACTGGCCAGG GGATATTTGCATTTAAGTGTTCCCGGGCCGAGGAAATCTTCAATCTCCTCCAGGATCTGATGCAGTGCAACAGCATCAATGTGATGGAAGAGCCAGTCATCATCACCCGCAACAGCCACCCGGCTGAGCTCGACCTCCCTCGGGCCCCCCAGCCTCCCAGTG CTCTAGGCTACACCGTCTCCAGCTTCTCCAATGGCTTCCCTGGCTGCCCGGGAGAGGGTCTGCGATTCTCAGTGCCCCGGCGCCCCTCGACAAGCAGCCTGCAACACCCCTCGTTTGGGGAGGAGTCCACCCATGCCCTCATTGCTCCCGATGAGCAG TCCCACACCTACGTCAACACGCCAGCCAGTGAGGATGAGCGCCGCAGGAGCCGGCACTGCCTGCAGCCCCTGCCTGAGGGCCGGGCGCCCCTTGCCCCGCAGGCCTGTGGCCCCGAACAGCGGGACCCGCAGGTGTTCCTGCAGCCGGGCCAAGTGAAGTTCGTGTTGGGCCCCACCCCGGCTCGGCGGCACATGACCAAGTGCCAAGGCCTCTGCCCCAGCCTGCATCACCCGCTCCACCACGACAATAACAACGGGGGCCCTTCCGAGTGCCCAGCCCGGCCCAAGTGCACCTACGAGAACGTCAGTGGGGGGCTGCGGCTGGGGGCAGGCTGGAGACTGAGCCCGGAGGAGCTGGGCTGGAATGGCCTCGCCCAGCGCCGGGCCGCGCTGCTGCACTACGAGaacctgccctccctgccccccgtGTGGGAGAGCCAGGCCCAGCAGCTGGGGGAGGAGGCCGGGGATGACGGGGACTCGAGGGACGGGCTTACACCCTCCTCCAACGGCTTCCCTGAAGGCGAGGAGGACGAGACCCCACTGCAGAAGCCCACCAGCACCCGGGCTGCCCTCCGCAGCCACGGCAGCTTTCCTGTGCCGCTGACCCGCCACCGAGGCTCCCCGAGGGTCTTCAACTTTGATTTCCGCCGGCCGGGCCCCGAGCCCCCCAGGCAGCTCAACTACATCCAGGTGGAGCTGAAGGGCTGGGGTGGAGACCGCCCCAAGGGGTCCCAGAACCCCTCAGCCCCCCGAGCCCCTGTGCCCACCACGCACCCTGCCCGCAGCTCAGACTCCTATGCTGTGATTGACCTCAAAAAGACCGTGGCCATGTCCAACCTGCAGAGGGCTCTGCCCCGCGACGATGGCACCGCCAGGAAAACCCGGCACAACAGCACCGACCTGCCTCTGTAG
- the PRICKLE4 gene encoding prickle-like protein 4, producing MSLLNSGSPHRGERLTPPEPNPPVNSDSNPGHVPEEDPEETSAQDPEVLSLGNPGLDTNQAPSWPGLRTLLQQLPPQDSDERYCLAPGEEELAELRLFCAQRRREALGQGVARLVPPKFEECTCEKCRERLRPGEYGVFTARAGEQRCWHRACFACQACGQALINLIYFYHDGRLYCGRHHAELLRPRCPACDQLIFSRRCTEAEGRRWHENHFCCQDCAGPLGGGRYALLGGGPCCPSCFERRYSDAGSSPAPTVEGRASPGEAEIGGFKDGHRAPRNAVIISRAALLATAASSSLETHRRMLGSSPEQECRAGDQEETPKGQEQGCPETPLDPKEDASCPTCSSSSESEPEGFFLGQRLPRPWETPGNLQAGDSDTSRKHCTIC from the exons ATGTCACTGCTGAACTCTGGCTCGCCCCACCGAGGGGAGAGGCTGACCCCTCCGGAGCCAAATCCACCAGTCAACTCAGACAGCAATCCAGGTCACGTGCCAGAGGAGGACCCTGAGGAAACCTCTGCTCAG GATCCTGAAGTCCTGAGCTTGGGGAACCCTGGCCTGGACACCAACCAAGCCCCCAGCTGGCCTGGACTCCGGACCCTCCTGCAGCAGCTCCCTCCGCAGGACAGCGAT GAGCGCTATTGCCTGGCCCCTGGGGAGGAGGAGCTGGCTGAGCTGCGGCTCTTCTGTGCCCAGCGGAGGCGGGAGGCCCTGGGACAGGGGGTGGCCCGCCTAGTACCTCCCAAGTTTGAAGAATGCACCTGTGAAAAG TGCAGGGAGCGGCTGAGGCCAGGGGAGTACGGAGTGTTCACAGCTCGGGCAGGAGAGCAGCGCTGCTGGCACCGGGCTTGCTTTGCCTGCCAGGCCTGTGGCCAGGCCCTGATAAACCTCATCTACTTCTACCACGATGGGCGTCTCTACTGCGGCCGTCATCACGCAGAGCTGCTGCGGCCGCGCTGCCCGGCTTGTGACCAG ctgATCTTCTCCCGCCGCTGCACCGAGGCCGAGGGACGGCGCTGGCACGAGAACCACTTCTGCTGCCAGGACTGCGCCGGGCCCTTGGGCGGGGGGCGTTATGCCCTGCTGGGCGGCGGCCCCTGCTGCCCCAGCTGCTTTGAGAGACGCTATTCGGATGCCGGCTCGAGTCCGGCCCCGACAGTGGAAGGCAGGGCGTCCCCGG GGGAGGCGGAGATCGGCGGATTTAAAGATGGGCACCGCGCCCCGCGGAATGCCGTGATCATCTCCCGGGCAGCCCTTCTCGCTACTGCCGCCAGCTCCAGTCTGGAAACCCATAGGAGGATGCTTGGATCCAGCCCGGAGCAGGAGTGTAGAGCTGGGGACCAGGAGGAGACACCCAAAGGGCAAGAGCAGGGCTGCCCAGAGACTCCTCTTGATCCCAAGGAGGACGCTTCCTGCCCCACCTGCTCCTCTTCCTCTGAATCGGAACCCGAAGGCTTTTTCTTAGGCCAGCGCCTTCCCCGGCCCTGGGAGACCCCCGGCAATCTCCAAGCTGGGGACAGCGACACCTCCAGGAAGCATTGCACCATTTGCTAG
- the TOMM6 gene encoding mitochondrial import receptor subunit TOM6 homolog, whose amino-acid sequence MASSGAGVIAAGSANEAPEIPDNVGDWLRGVYRFATDRNDFRRNLILNLGLFAAGVWLARNLSDIDLMAPQPGV is encoded by the exons ATGGCTTCCAGTGGGGCCGGCGTGATCGCTGCGGGCTCGGCAAATGAAGCTCCCGAAATCCCAGACAACGTGGGAGACTGGCTTCGGGGCGTCTACCGCTTCGCCACCGATAGGAATGACTTCCGCAG GAACTTGATCCTCAATTTGGGACTCTTTGCTGCCGGAGTTTGGCTGGCCAGGAATTTGAGTGACATTGACCTAATGGCACCTCAGCCTGGGGTGTAG